A window of the Rhineura floridana isolate rRhiFlo1 chromosome 13, rRhiFlo1.hap2, whole genome shotgun sequence genome harbors these coding sequences:
- the EXOSC6 gene encoding exosome complex component MTR3, with protein MPLDHRRVPGPEESQTPLLFVPAGAKDGEKAADASRDPSALQPLFARVGLLSQSKGSAYVELDGGTKVLCAVAGPREAGSAGASISGEPRGRLVCEFRRAPFSGRGARIRPSEREPELALALQEALEPAVRLARYPRAQLEVSALILQDGGSTLAAALCAAGLALADAGIELYDLVVACALCRTPGPSGGEWLLQPTEPEESAAAARLTVALLPSLNQVAGLLGSGEGGPPDSWAQAVRLGLDGCQRLYPLLRQSLLRAAKRRTPATQVPSDMDSAEPPAATA; from the coding sequence ATGCCGCTCGACCACAGACGAGTGCCGGGTCCGGAGGAGTCCCAGACGCCGCTGTTGTTCGTGCCCGCAGGAGCCAAGGATGGCGAAAAGGCAGCGGACGCCAGCCGGGATCCGTCGGCCCTGCAGCCTCTGTTCGCCCGCGTAGGGCTGCTGAGCCAATCCAAAGGCTCGGCCTACGTGGAGCTGGACGGCGGCACCAAAGTACTGTGCGCCGTGGCCGGGCCGCGCGAAGCAGGCAGTGCCGGAGCGAGTATCTCCGGCGAGCCCCGCGGCCGGCTGGTGTGCGAGTTCCGCCGGGCGCCCTTTTCTGGGCGCGGAGCCCGCATCCGGCCCAGCGAGCGGGAGCCCGAACTGGCCTTGGCGCTGCAAGAAGCGCTGGAGCCAGCCGTGCGCTTGGCGCGCTACCCCCGGGCACAGCTGGAAGTAAGCGCGCTCATCCTACAAGACGGTGGTTCGACGCTGGCAGCCGCGCTGTGCGCCGCTGGGCTGGCCCTGGCCGACGCGGGCATCGAACTTTACGACCTCGTGGTGGCCTGCGCGCTCTGCCGGACGCCGGGACCCTCGGGGGGAGAGTGGCTGCTGCAGCCCACGGAGCCCGAAGAGAGCGCCGCCGCCGCCCGCCTCACTGTGGCGCTCCTGCCCTCTCTCAACCAGGTGGCCGGGCTACTGGGCAGCGGCGAGGGCGGACCCCCCGACAGCTGGGCTCAAGCCGTGCGCCTGGGCCTCGACGGCTGCCAGCGCCTTTATCCGCTGCTGCGCCAAAGCCTCCTGCGCGCTGCAAAGCGCAGGACCCCTGCGACCCAAGTGCCTTCGGATATGGACTCAGCTGAGCCTCCCGCCGCCACCGCCTGA